The Solea senegalensis isolate Sse05_10M linkage group LG14, IFAPA_SoseM_1, whole genome shotgun sequence genomic sequence GGGACTAAAGGTGCTAGTGAGGAAGGAAGAGTTTTGGTTTgtgcaaataaatggaagtcaatacgTCATTGCAGAGTCCTCCCAACAATAGctgcaaacactgtgtgtgtgtgtgtgtgtgtttattgcctcattaggaccataATAACTGATTATGCTGTACAAATTAAGTCAATTCAAAGTAAATAaggatatctgtgtgtgtgtgtgtgtgtgtgtgtgtgtgtgtgtgtgcgctgggggtgggggtgggggtgacgACGATGACGGGTGTGACGCCATGAGCAGATGAGACCAGCGGAGCAGACAGGACCGCGGctcgaggcagcagcagcagcatcatcatcataatccgcatcaccaccatcaccagcagcagcagcagcagcaacagcagcagcagcgccgccACAAAGGGACTGACTctccgctcctcctcctcctcctcctgctcctcttcctcttcctcctcctccacctcgcTGCTTCTCTCCCGGGTCTCAGATGCTCCGGCTCGGCGGCAGGATGTGCGCTTTCTCGGCCCTGCTCTCGGTGCTCCTCGCTGGTCTCGCGGCGGCGTCCTCTGATCTGTTTGACAACCAGCTGGGCGACATCAGCTACTGCAAGAAGCAATGTCAGCTCACCATCAAGAACAAGAGCCCCGCTAAAGTAAGTTGTTCCTCGTGTGCACTGGAGGCTGCCTCTGCAGCAGAAGGCGCATTATCAGCTGTGAGCGCAGAGCTGCGTCTTCTGTCCCACACAGGAGCGTCTGCAATATAAGACAGACTCTCAGTCCGCGTGGAAAAGCAGCCACTTTACTATAGAAATGTTGGATTAAAGATAGAGGCAGGTGCGATGCTGGCTCCAGATTTTGCGCTGCGTCTCCTCCTCGATGCCTCAGCTCGTTCTCAATTAGGCCGAACATTTTgatgcagctctttttttctcccctgctCCTCAAAGACCCATCCAAGATGTGTTCTGCACTCACGCTCACCAACTGCGCCAAATATGTATCAACCTTTACGCGCTTTCAAGAGTTGAACGCACGTATATTTCAGCAGAATCTGAGTGTTGGTGAGTGAGAATGAGTGAGGCCGCTGTGAAGCAACGACGCGTTATTGACAGTGTTGTTCagcatcatcctcctcctccgcagCAGCAGGGCGGTGGATGATGGCTTTGAATTTGTTGTGAATGTCGGATGTTTAgccacttcatcctcctcaccatcttcctcctcctcctcctcctcctctgttgctGCCTTCAGGTGTGGTTCAGACATCCCGCAGGGCAGCAGAGGTAGAGCTGCAAAGCGTCACCTGGTCGTTGTGCAGACCGAGTTACAGCTGCACAGATGTCGAATATTTGATTTTATATGATGCATTGTTGTggtttgagattttttttttttaaaaacccctCAAACTTCTGCTGTCTGTGAACAAACGCAGTGAAGATTATGTCAGGCacagtgctttaaaaaaaacatccctgGTCAGGGaatctctttgtctctcttgttCTCAGAGAGGTCATCAGGGGGCGCTGTTTCCCTCAATTTGCATGAGGAGAAGGCACATTGTGCGCATCCCCCTCCCACAACATCACCACCTCGTTTCCCTGTTTTTAAACAACGGGCTTATTATCACTGGTTTTGCTAAACGATGACTGAAGGCTTCTCATCAGAGTGTTTATGACAGGCTGTGATGAAGCAGCTGCACCATGTCATTAAGAGATGCCATGTCCCATCAATGTCACATTTCCTATCAAGGTTATCTGGAGTTTATCCAAGAATGCAGGAGGCATCTCTAATTTTGCACCCACacccccatcatcatcatcatcaccatcatcatctctctctctgtgtttggctTGTAGGACTCCGTAATGAATGCCTGTCACCGTGGATGTCGCCTCTACTCCATCTGCCAGTTCGTCAATGGCAACGCGGGCTTCAACACCAGCAGGGAGGAGTGTCAGGGAGGTGAGTCAGTCCAGGCATCCTGTGGGTTTGACTGTTGGAATGAGTCTGATGGTTGAAGCTGCTGGGACTTCAATCAATATAGTATTTGAATAAATCATAGACCGTATGTAATAGTTTTTATGTAATTCTATGTGTAAATGACATGACTTCTCATTTgattcagtaaacattttcctgaggagtttcCACCATGATGcccattttgtaaatgatgagtAAAATAGAGCATACAGCATGTGTACAGTACTGGGTGTGGACACTGTGATTGACAGTAGGGCCGAACAACTAATCGAAATTTTGGTCATAATCGCAATGcggcctactgcaattttcaaatcgcaggaggagCAATAtatcttaaagccaaaatgtgtgtcgaAATATAATTTAGATGAAATATTcgacagactgaagaaaacgtTTCTCaccgatctgcacaaatatcacatagcaatcattttaaatgtgtgtgtgaaaatgatcattCCCTCTATATCACAGGGAATCGCAATTTCAGTCACAactaatcgcaattagatatttttttccaaaatcattcagccctaatTCACAGCTAGTTTGGCCCcaaaggtgcaggtggacggaCAGTGGACAAGCCCTCATTCAGACtctgttatttttcaaaatatggTCACTTTAAATTATCATGGCTGCTTAAAAATTGAACTTAAGGCTTAAAAACAGCTGTTGAAACTTGGTAGTAATGACGTCAGGAGTAAATCCTTTAAAAGAAATCTACATTAACTAAGTGTCGTGTGCACCTTCAGTTTTGCGGAGACTGTGGTGTGTTCATCATCAAAATGCTTGGCACAACAGGTCTTTTCCTCAAACCTCAGTGGATATTGTCTGAGTCTTTGAGGCTGCTGGCCCTGTTTGAACTGCTGTATTGGAAATCAATGACGTGATTTGCTGCCCAGACAGCAGATGCTGTGTTACCCCCTCCGTTTCAGTAACAGCAGTGTGGGTTGAATCACCGCCACAGGGGCCGACAGATACGTCCTGCTAgcatctttatttttcttcccaGATAAACACCTTCTTCACTGTGGTGCCCCATGATCACCCTCATAGTGTGTAATTGGTCTTTTTCTCACATCCGTCTGTACTCTAAACTCCCTCTCCGCTGCtatcgcttttttttttactatccCGCGTCTTCTTTTATCTTTCCAGCCTGCCAGGAGGCGTACATTAAGCTCCTGGAGCAGGAGGCCTGCAGCACCGGCTGTGCCAGCCAACCCTCTGAACCTGAGATCAAGAGAAGAAAGGTGAGAAAGACCTCTCTGCAGGGAAAAGCAGAACGTGCATgtgtacatgtaaacacacacatacacacacagtaaatgcagCTGAAAGAGGTTCTGAGGCTTTCTGATTCCTAGTACTGTATCACTACTAAGTATACATATGCAGTCAAATACTGAAGGACACACATAAAGACTGTCCTGCTCTCTGTTCTGCAGCTGAAGGCCATGACTCTCCGCCCAAAGTCCCCCTCTGTGATGGAGGCCGTGTCCAGTTGGTGCAATGACATTGTCAGCTCTGCTCAGAGCCTCATCTCCTCCACCTGGACGTTCTACCTGCAGGCTGATGATGGCAAGGTTGTGGTTTTCCAGGTACGCCCAAATGAAGTGTCTGTGTATGTAGGGCAAGTCAGAGTCACCTCAAATCTGTTCTAGGCTAAATGTTTTTAGCTTATTCATTGTAACCACGTGTAATGAGAAACAAGGGCATACCCAGCATTTTTGGACCCAATGGTGGGTCTGttatgtggtgtttttgttcaccCCTTCATGAATTGTGTTGGAATCTAGATGAATCTCAAACAACATAGTGGAGTTCAATGATAATGTTACAGTAGtcactatacagtatattttactTTGGTTCCTTAATCTTTCAAGTGATCGGAAAATATGATATATGAAATATTGGGTGCTCCTCCAAGTTGGCTGGAAGATGATTGTGTGACTGAATCTGCAAGCCCCCCCAGTAAATGCCGaataaacacattcccactggtcaaaaacctgGTTAATCTTCGGGAGTGAGGCATATCTGACCTGCCTGTCTTTACAAAAAAGCCTGAGAGGCATACACAGCTGAAGTAGAGACCTATAAGTTAGAGAATAAGTCAtggaaaaatgtcaataaaagtgTCACCAAAAATCCCAGTTCACCCACAGACCACGACTTCCAGGGTTTTGGGGG encodes the following:
- the tmem59l gene encoding transmembrane protein 59-like, producing MLRLGGRMCAFSALLSVLLAGLAAASSDLFDNQLGDISYCKKQCQLTIKNKSPAKDSVMNACHRGCRLYSICQFVNGNAGFNTSREECQGACQEAYIKLLEQEACSTGCASQPSEPEIKRRKLKAMTLRPKSPSVMEAVSSWCNDIVSSAQSLISSTWTFYLQADDGKVVVFQSQPEVEYSLPELQAPRSNVEDKPWPQVHSHTQRPHGVRGHGEKGASKAGGKGKHPVQHADDPTAEHDFLGCMSRRSGLPRWILAACLFLSIMVMLWLSCASLVTAPEQHIKTQLSINGDKEFLDNAHKVSPYHLTPVIAVAMKESEESQEAGPLPVKVDLNKTCV